Below is a window of Vibrio gazogenes DNA.
CATGGGAGGTGTCGATGTTTCTTGTGCTGCATTAGGTCTGGGGGCATGTGAAGAAGGCGATGTATTTAGCATTCTTGGCACAACCTGTTGTACCGGCGTGATTAGTAAAGTCCCTGACATTAAGGGCGAAGGACTGCGGTGTATTCCCAATGTCGTCTCAGAGTCATTCATTGATTTAATTGCAACGCTTTCAGGAACACCGAATCTGGACTGGGCGATTGAGAACCTGTCTTGTCCTAAAGACTTTAAAGAAATAGAAGCACTCATCTCCAGCGTATCCGTTGGTGCGGGCGGCGTGTGGTATCACCCTTATATTGGGGGGGAGCGCGCTCCGTTTTTAAATACCAATGCCAGAGCTTCTTTCTTCGGCATCAGTCAAGGAACCACTCAGGCACATCTGTTACGAGCCGTCTTTGAAGGCATTAGCTACACCATTAAAGATGCATTGCAAGGACACCCCAAAGGTGAGTTTATTTATTTAGCCGGAGGAGGTTCTAACTCTAAATCGTGGTTACAAATTATTGCCGATATGACCGATCGCACGGTGATTGTTCCCGGTGATAAAGAAATTTCGGCCAAAGGTGCTGCGATGTTAGCCGGAATTGCCGTAGGGGATTTAACAGATATTCATGATGACAAGTATTTTAACTTAGACGAAAAAATAGAACCGATTCAAGCAAATGTCATTGCTTATGAAAGATTGTATTCTTTTTATAAAGAATTCCGAATTAAAGCAAATGACCTATGGAATTTAAGAGCTGATATAAGAAGAGGACATTAATGAAAATTCTATTTACAGCGGAACATGATAATAACCTGGAGAAATTAAAAGAACTTGGTGATGTAATTATATCTGGATGGGCATTAGGAAACCCCAAGCTTACAGAAGATGAATTAATTGAATTAGCGAAAGACTGTGACATCATTATTACATCGTATGATGATATTACCGAAAAAGTAATCATTGCATGTGATCAGTTAAAATTAATTGCTTGTACACGGGCAACCCCTGTAAATGTTGACTGTAAAGCAGCGTCAAAACGAAATATTCCTGTCATTTATACGCCGGGACGAAACTCTGACGCCACCGCAGAATTGACAATCGCTCATATGCTCTGTGTCGCGAGAAATATACCGCAAGCCCATATGGCGTTAAAGAACGGTGAATATACTGACGCAAATCGCGCAGGTGTATCAGCAGATGGTGTTCAAAAAGACGCAATATGGGATGTGACATCAGACAGTCCTTATGAAGTGTTTAAGGGCTTTGAACTCCATGGGAAAACACTGGGGATTATTGGATATGGTTCGATTGGCCGAAGAGTGGGCCGAATCGCCCGGGGGTTCGGCATGGCGCTGGCAATTTATGATCCCTTTTTATCCGCAGTGGATGTCAACGAACCTGGCGTCAAAATTGTGAGTCTCGATGAACTACTCTGTCACTCAGATTTCGTGACTTTGCACTTGAAAGTATCGGAATCAACCATTGGTTTCTTAAATAAGGAACGAATCGGCATGATGAAGCAAAGTGCATTTTTAATTAATACATCAAGAGCGGCTGTTTTAGATGAAGACGCAGTGATTGAAGCATTACGTGAAAATAAAATCAGAGGTGCTGGTTTTGATGTTTATGCACATGAACCCATTTGTGCTGACCACCCTTATATTAACGAACTGAACAATGTGACGATCACGCCACATATTGCCGGCGCAACGGCAGAGGTATTAACCAACCATACCAATATGATTATTGATGATATTAATCGCTTTTTGAAAAATGAGCCGTTGTTACATCAATATAATTAATTTTCCGTTTTTAAAAATCAGATTCAATGAATTCATATTAAGGACATTAATGATGTTAATGAAATACGAACGCGAAGAAATTATTGAAACATGTAAAAAACTAGTTACACATGGTCTTACGATTGGTACCGGCGGGAATATTTCGGTATTTGACCGACAACAGGGACTCATGGCGATTAGTGCATCCGGTGTCGATTATTTCTCCGCCAAACCGGAAGATATCGTTATTTTAGATATGGATGGAAAGATTGTAGATTCACAAAGAAAACCGAGCTCAGAATGGAGCATGCATAAAGTTTTTTATGATCGCCGCGATGACATTAATGCGGTTGTTCACGCTCATTCGACATACGCCACCGTCCTCGCGACCCTCCGTCAGGGGCTGCCGGCATCCAACTACTTAGTTGCATTTTCAGGGCTGGACGTTCGTTGTGCAAACTATGAAACATTCGGCACGCCAGAGCTTGCCGAAGCCGCATACGAAGCCATGATTGACAGAAAAGCAGTGTTACTGGCCAACCACGGTTTATTGGCTGGTTCAGGAACGCTAGATGCAGCATTCAATATTGCTGAGGAAATCGAACACTGCTGCAAAATTCACTGTATTGCTTCTGCAATGGGTAAACCTGTTGTACTTCCTGAAGATGAAATGATTCTGATGCAAGAAAAATTCAAGACCTACGGACAACCACAAAAATAATAACAATAGGCTCTGATTGAACATACAGAGCCTCAGTCCCCTACAAAAAAGGAAATAATAATGGAATACATACAAATATTTATCGGCTTCTTTGGCAAAGCCGGAGAAACATTTATGAGTATGGCCGGCGGCATTATTCCGATGCTAATAGCGCTCCTTATCGTTGTGAATACTTGTTTCCGGTTCATTGGTCAAAAACGCATGGATAAGGTCGCAACATTATTAGGTAAAAATAGGATTCTGGCATACGGCATCCTGCCCCCGATTTCATGGCTGTTAATGTCTTTTCCTGGCGCATTAACAATCGGCAAGTTGTTACCTGAAAAAAACAAACTCGGATACCAAGATGCACTTGTGACGACAGCCCACCCTCTTACATCACTTTTCCCACATGTCTTGCCATCTGAATTATTTATTTGGTTAGGTGTCTCTGCGGGTATCACTCAGCTTGGTTTACCGGTGCAAGATTTAGCGATTCGTTTTATCGCGGCTGCAATATGTATCGGCATTATACGAGGGTTTATGACAGACGCGATTCATGCTGTGCTGAAGAGTCGGGCGCAATCATCGACGCCAGACGAAAGCGAATCACTGGATTCACAGTTATCGCCTGAAGAAACCAAATCATAAGGATTCCATATCATGAATATGAATATATTTTTAAACGTTGTGGAAAAGTTGGGTGGCAATATCGGGACAGTCGTTGGCCATGTATTTGCTGCTGCACAAGATGCCTTTGAATTGGTGATAAAAACGGTACTGCCGTTTATGGCGTTTGTGGCGATTTTGATTACGTTTGTCAAAGAGACAGGGTTAGGCGATCTGATCGCCCATGTATTGACACCACTCGGAGACAGTCTAATTGGCCTGGTCGTTCTTTCGGCGATTTGTGGATTTCCGTTAATTGCCCCAATCCTAAGCCCGGGCGCTGCGGTTGCACAAGTCGTCGGCGTCACGGTTGGCGGACTCATTGGTACGGGTATTATACCGCCGATGTACGCTTTACCAGCCTTATTCGCGATTAATGTCCAAGCGGCAGCGGACTCTATTCCACTGATGCTATCGATGCAAGATGCTAAACCTGAAACCATTAAAACAGGTGTTCCGGCATTATTAATCTCGAGGCAAATTACAGGGCCGATCGCGGTACTGATTGGTTACATTTTTGCGCTTGGTTTATATTGAGATTCAAAAATGTGTCGATTGACTCTCATCAGGTCGTTTGAAATTTGATCGTTTAAAAATATTGCGCCTTTGGGGTGATAACAACGGCTACTCTAAGTAGCCGTTGTTATGTTTCATCCAAGTCACGAGAGACTGACTTTTTGTCGCTGCACACTCACACCCACTGCCCGGCGACCCAGCCGGAAGACCAGCACCACTGGAAGTTATATCCGCCGAGCCAACCGGTTACATCCATGACTTCACCGACGAAGAACAAGCCGGGGACGGATTTGCAAGCCATGGTTTTCGAAGAGATGGTATCCGTATCAACACCTCCCTGAGTGACTTCGGCGGTGCGGTAACCTTCGGTGCCATTGGGCAATATCTGCCAGTGAGTGAGAGTTTCAACCAAGGCGGTCATTTCTTTGCCGTGCAGTTGCTTGAGAGGCTTATCCACTAGCTCGCCCCGCTCAATCAAGACTTCAACCAGACGCTTGGGTAACACTTTCGCAAGGGTATTTTTCACACTTTGATTGGGGTGCTTGGCACAGGAACGGTTCAGCATTTCCCCGATATCTTCATCCGGCACCAAATTCACCGTAACTTTCTCCCCCGGTTGCCAATAGGAAGACAGTTGTAACACAGCCGGCCCTGATAGCCCGCGGTGGGTGAAAAGCAGCGCTTCTTTAAATGATGTCCCATTCTCAGCCGAGAGTACCGCCGGCACGGCGATCCCCGATAGTTCGGCAAACTGCTCTTTCTCTTCTTTATGGAGGGTGAACGGTACCAATGCAGCTCTGGTCGGAATAATCGGCAAACCAAACTGTTCAGCGATTTGATAACCGAAAGGTGTTGCGCCCAGTTTCGGCATCGATAAACCGCCGGTTGCAACCACCAGCGACTGACACTCGATGGTTCCCTGCCCGGTCTGAAGACGAAAGCCTGCTTCCGTTTTTTCAATGGCCTGAATGTCAACCTGATAACGCTGTTCAATATTGGGTAAGTCACACTCTTTGAGCAGTAAATTGACAATCTCTTTGGCACTGTCAAGACAGAACAATTGCCCGTGATCGCGTTCTTCAAACGCAATGCCGTACTGAGAAACCATAGAGATAAAATCCCAGTTGGTATATTGAGACAGTGCGGATTTAACAAAATGTGGATTGCGGCAAAGATAGTGGCTCGCAGAGACATCATAGTTGGTGAAGTTACAGCGTCCGCCACCGGAAATCAGGATTTTCCGCCCCGGCTTTTTCGCATGATCGACAACCAAGACTCGTCGTCCCCGCTTACCAGCCTGCGCAGCACACATCAGCCCTGC
It encodes the following:
- a CDS encoding FGGY-family carbohydrate kinase, producing the protein MKNYYIGIDIGTTNIKSVLFDRSFNQVFASSIPNETIYPQDGWCEQNMNEVFNKTILSLKNLTNDAGVDVKDIKAIGISGQGEGAWLVDQNGNPVRNAIIWSDTRASSVINKIDHDLIKALACETGSEPQPGNMSMILKWLSDNEPETLAKASYSVFAKDWIRFGLTGRMDLELSDVGTSIINLKTQSLSDLVFEQLHLNACSSLFPQIKNSTEIAGKITDDVARRTGLSAETVVVMGGVDVSCAALGLGACEEGDVFSILGTTCCTGVISKVPDIKGEGLRCIPNVVSESFIDLIATLSGTPNLDWAIENLSCPKDFKEIEALISSVSVGAGGVWYHPYIGGERAPFLNTNARASFFGISQGTTQAHLLRAVFEGISYTIKDALQGHPKGEFIYLAGGGSNSKSWLQIIADMTDRTVIVPGDKEISAKGAAMLAGIAVGDLTDIHDDKYFNLDEKIEPIQANVIAYERLYSFYKEFRIKANDLWNLRADIRRGH
- a CDS encoding 2-hydroxyacid dehydrogenase gives rise to the protein MKILFTAEHDNNLEKLKELGDVIISGWALGNPKLTEDELIELAKDCDIIITSYDDITEKVIIACDQLKLIACTRATPVNVDCKAASKRNIPVIYTPGRNSDATAELTIAHMLCVARNIPQAHMALKNGEYTDANRAGVSADGVQKDAIWDVTSDSPYEVFKGFELHGKTLGIIGYGSIGRRVGRIARGFGMALAIYDPFLSAVDVNEPGVKIVSLDELLCHSDFVTLHLKVSESTIGFLNKERIGMMKQSAFLINTSRAAVLDEDAVIEALRENKIRGAGFDVYAHEPICADHPYINELNNVTITPHIAGATAEVLTNHTNMIIDDINRFLKNEPLLHQYN
- a CDS encoding L-fuculose-phosphate aldolase produces the protein MMLMKYEREEIIETCKKLVTHGLTIGTGGNISVFDRQQGLMAISASGVDYFSAKPEDIVILDMDGKIVDSQRKPSSEWSMHKVFYDRRDDINAVVHAHSTYATVLATLRQGLPASNYLVAFSGLDVRCANYETFGTPELAEAAYEAMIDRKAVLLANHGLLAGSGTLDAAFNIAEEIEHCCKIHCIASAMGKPVVLPEDEMILMQEKFKTYGQPQK
- the srlA gene encoding PTS glucitol/sorbitol transporter subunit IIC, with product MEYIQIFIGFFGKAGETFMSMAGGIIPMLIALLIVVNTCFRFIGQKRMDKVATLLGKNRILAYGILPPISWLLMSFPGALTIGKLLPEKNKLGYQDALVTTAHPLTSLFPHVLPSELFIWLGVSAGITQLGLPVQDLAIRFIAAAICIGIIRGFMTDAIHAVLKSRAQSSTPDESESLDSQLSPEETKS
- a CDS encoding PTS glucitol/sorbitol transporter subunit IIB, with the protein product MNMNIFLNVVEKLGGNIGTVVGHVFAAAQDAFELVIKTVLPFMAFVAILITFVKETGLGDLIAHVLTPLGDSLIGLVVLSAICGFPLIAPILSPGAAVAQVVGVTVGGLIGTGIIPPMYALPALFAINVQAAADSIPLMLSMQDAKPETIKTGVPALLISRQITGPIAVLIGYIFALGLY
- a CDS encoding NAD(P)/FAD-dependent oxidoreductase, yielding MSKQVDVVVIGAGAAGLMCAAQAGKRGRRVLVVDHAKKPGRKILISGGGRCNFTNYDVSASHYLCRNPHFVKSALSQYTNWDFISMVSQYGIAFEERDHGQLFCLDSAKEIVNLLLKECDLPNIEQRYQVDIQAIEKTEAGFRLQTGQGTIECQSLVVATGGLSMPKLGATPFGYQIAEQFGLPIIPTRAALVPFTLHKEEKEQFAELSGIAVPAVLSAENGTSFKEALLFTHRGLSGPAVLQLSSYWQPGEKVTVNLVPDEDIGEMLNRSCAKHPNQSVKNTLAKVLPKRLVEVLIERGELVDKPLKQLHGKEMTALVETLTHWQILPNGTEGYRTAEVTQGGVDTDTISSKTMACKSVPGLFFVGEVMDVTGWLGGYNFQWCWSSGWVAGQWV